From a region of the Saccharomyces cerevisiae S288C chromosome IX, complete sequence genome:
- the RRT14 gene encoding Rrt14p (hypothetical protein; identified in a screen for mutants with decreased levels of rDNA transcription; green fluorescent protein (GFP)-fusion protein localizes to the nucleolus; predicted to be involved in ribosome biogenesis): MSSSLSQTSKYQATSVVNGLLSNLLPGVPKIRANNGKTSVNNGSKAQLIDRNLKKRVQLQNRDVHKIKKKCKLVKKKKVKKHKLDKEQLEQLAKHQVLKKHQHEGTLTDHERKYLNKLIKRNSQNLRSWDLEEEVRDELEDIQQSILKDTVSTANTDRSKRRRFKRKQFKEDIKESDFVKDHRYPGLTPGLAPVGLSDEEDSSEED, translated from the coding sequence ATGTCATCTTCGCTGAGCCAAACATCTAAATACCAGGCCACCTCGGTTGTTAATGGACTGCTATCAAACCTTTTGCCTGGCGTTCCCAAAATCAGAGCTAATAATGGCAAAACAAGTGTAAACAATGGGTCAAAAGCTCAGTTAATCGACAGgaacttgaaaaagagAGTACAGTTACAAAACAGAGACGTTcacaaaattaaaaaaaaatgcaaactggtcaaaaaaaaaaaagttaagaAACATAAATTAGATAAAGAGCAACTTGAACAACTGGCAAAACACCaggttttgaaaaaacatCAACATGAGGGCACATTAACGGACCATGAGAGGAAGTATTTGAATAAGTTAATCAAAAGGAATTCTCAAAATTTGAGGTCGTGGGATTTAGAAGAGGAAGTACGAGATGAGCTTGAAGACATTCAGCAATCCATCTTGAAGGATACAGTTTCCACTGCGAACACAGACAGGagtaaaagaagaaggttcaaaagaaaacaattcAAGGAAGATATCAAAGAGAGCGATTTTGTTAAAGATCATAGATATCCTGGTCTGACACCGGGTTTGGCACCTGTAGGACTAAGCGACGAGGAAGACTCTAGTGAAGAAGATTAA
- the STH1 gene encoding RSC chromatin remodeling complex ATPase subunit STH1 (ATPase component of the RSC chromatin remodeling complex; required for expression of early meiotic genes; promotes base excision repair in chromatin; essential helicase-related protein homologous to Snf2p): protein MLQEQSELMSTVMNNTPTTVAALAAVAAASETNGKLGSEEQPEITIPKPRSSAQLEQLLYRYRAIQNHPKENKLEIKAIEDTFRNISRDQDIYETKLDTLRKSIDKGFQYDEDLLNKHLVALQLLEKDTDVPDYFLDLPDTKNDNTTAIEVDYSEKKPIKISADFNAKAKSLGLESKFSNATKTALGDPDTEIRISARISNRINELERLPANLGTYSLDDCLEFITKDDLSSRMDTFKIKALVELKSLKLLTKQKSIRQKLINNVASQAHHNIPYLRDSPFTAAAQRSVQIRSKVIVPQTVRLAEELERQQLLEKRKKERNLHLQKINSIIDFIKERQSEQWSRQERCFQFGRLGASLHNQMEKDEQKRIERTAKQRLAALKSNDEEAYLKLLDQTKDTRITQLLRQTNSFLDSLSEAVRAQQNEAKILHGEEVQPITDEEREKTDYYEVAHRIKEKIDKQPSILVGGTLKEYQLRGLEWMVSLYNNHLNGILADEMGLGKTIQSISLITYLYEVKKDIGPFLVIVPLSTITNWTLEFEKWAPSLNTIIYKGTPNQRHSLQHQIRVGNFDVLLTTYEYIIKDKSLLSKHDWAHMIIDEGHRMKNAQSKLSFTISHYYRTRNRLILTGTPLQNNLPELWALLNFVLPKIFNSAKTFEDWFNTPFANTGTQEKLELTEEETLLIIRRLHKVLRPFLLRRLKKEVEKDLPDKVEKVIKCKLSGLQQQLYQQMLKHNALFVGAGTEGATKGGIKGLNNKIMQLRKICNHPFVFDEVEGVVNPSRGNSDLLFRVAGKFELLDRVLPKFKASGHRVLMFFQMTQVMDIMEDFLRMKDLKYMRLDGSTKTEERTEMLNAFNAPDSDYFCFLLSTRAGGLGLNLQTADTVIIFDTDWNPHQDLQAQDRAHRIGQKNEVRILRLITTDSVEEVILERAMQKLDIDGKVIQAGKFDNKSTAEEQEAFLRRLIESETNRDDDDKAELDDDELNDTLARSADEKILFDKIDKERMNQERADAKAQGLRVPPPRLIQLDELPKVFREDIEEHFKKEDSEPLGRIRQKKRVYYDDGLTEEQFLEAVEDDNMSLEDAIKKRREARERRRLRQNGTKENEIETLENTPEASETSLIENNSFTAAVDEETNADKETTASRSKRRSSRKKRTISIVTAEDKENTQEESTSQENGGAKVEEEVKSSSVEIINGSESKKKKPKLTVKIKLNKTTVLENNDGKRAEEKPESKSPAKKTAAKKTKTKSKSLGIFPTVEKLVEEMREQLDEVDSHPRTSIFEKLPSKRDYPDYFKVIEKPMAIDIILKNCKNGTYKTLEEVRQALQTMFENARFYNEEGSWVYVDADKLNEFTDEWFKEHSS from the coding sequence ATGCTTCAGGAACAATCTGAGTTGATGAGCACGGTGATGAATAATACACCTACAACAGTTGCCGCATTGGCTGCGGTTGCTGCAGCCTCTGAAACAAATGGAAAGCTGGGGTCCGAGGAACAACCTGAAATCACTATTCCAAAGCCGAGGAGTAGTGCACAGTTGGAGCAGCTACTCTACCGCTATAGGGCTATTCAAAACCATccaaaggaaaacaagTTGGAGATCAAGGCAATAGAAGACACTTTTAGGAATATATCACGTGATCAGGATATCTACGAAACAAAGTTGGATACCTTGAGAAAGAGTATAGATAAAGGATTTCAGTACGATGAGGATTTATTGAATAAACACTTGGTTGCCTTACAGTTACTGGAGAAAGATACAGATGTCCCTGACTACTTCTTAGACTTACCAGACACCAAGAACGATAACACTACGGCGATCGAAGTAGACTAttctgaaaagaaaccaataaaaatatcagcAGATTTCAATGCGAAGGCCAAAAGTTTGGGTTTagaatcaaaattttctaacGCTACGAAGACTGCATTGGGCGATCCAGATACCGAAATAAGGATTTCTGCACGTATATCCAACAGAATTAACGAGCTGGAAAGATTACCTGCCAATCTGGGTACATACTCACTAGATGATTGTTTAGAGTTTATTACAAAAGATGATTTATCGTCCAGAATGGAtactttcaaaatcaaagcTCTTGTggaattgaaaagtttaaaGCTACTAACTAAACAAAAATCGATTAGGCAAAAGTTAATCAACAATGTTGCCAGCCAGGCACACCACAATATTCCATATCTACGTGATTCTCCTTTCACAGCAGCTGCACAAAGATCTGTTCAAATTAGAAGCAAAGTTATTGTCCCACAAACCGTTCGTTTGGCAGAAGAATTAGAAAGGCAACAActattggaaaaaagaaaaaaggaacgTAATTTAcatttacaaaaaataaacagcATCATTGATTTCATCAAAGAAAGGCAGTCCGAGCAATGGTCTCGTCAAGAACGTTGCTTTCAGTTCGGTAGATTAGGCGCTTCATTACACAATCAAATGGAGAAAGATGAacagaaaagaatagaaaGAACTGCTAAGCAACGTTTAGCTGCTTTGAAGTCTAACGATGAGGAGGCTTATTTAAAGCTTTTAGATCAAACTAAGGATACTAGAATTACACAGTTATTGAGGCAGACTAATTCCTTTTTGGATTCTTTGTCGGAGGCTGTTAGAGCACAACAAAACGAAgcaaaaattcttcatgGTGAGGAAGTCCAACCAATTacagatgaagaaagagaaaagacTGACTATTATGAAGTCGCTCATAggatcaaagaaaaaattgataaacAACCTTCTATTCTTGTTGGCGGCACTTTAAAAGAGTATCAATTACGAGGTTTAGAATGGATGGTGTCGTTGTACAATAATCATTTGAACGGTATTCTAGCAGATGAGATGGGTTTAGGTAAAACCATCCAATCTATTTCTCTAATAACATATCTTTATGAAGTTAAGAAAGACATCGGCCCTTTCCTAGTCATTGTACCTTTATCCACAATAACCAATTGGACTttagaatttgaaaaatgggCTCCGAGCTTAAACACTATTATATACAAAGGTACACCAAATCAAAGACACTCTTTACAGCATCAAATAAGGGTTGGAAATTTTGACGTCTTATTGACAACATATGAGTATATTATTAAAGATAAATCTCTTTTATCAAAACATGATTGGGCTCATATGATCATTGACGAAGGTCATAGAATGAAAAATGCTCAATCGAAGTTATCATTCACAATTTCTCATTATTATCGTACAAGAAACAGATTGATTTTAACGGGTACTCCTTTGCAGAACAATCTACCAGAATTATGGGCACTGTTGAACTTTGTTTTGcctaaaattttcaattctgcGAAGACTTTTGAAGATTGGTTTAATACTCCATTTGCCAACACCGGTACCCAAGAGAAACTAGAATTAacggaagaagaaactctGTTAATTATTAGAAGATTACATAAGGTGTTAAGGCCATTTTTATTGCGtcgtttgaaaaaggaagtgGAAAAGGATTTGCCTGATAAAGTGGAAAAAGTTATCAAATGTAAACTGTCTGGTTTGCAACAACAGTTATATCAGCAAATGCTAAAGCATAACGCGCTATTTGTTGGTGCAGGGACTGAGGGGGCTACAAAGGGTGGTATTAAAGGTTTGAACAATAAGATTATGCaattaagaaaaatctGCAACCATCCATTCGTATTTGATGAAGTGGAAGGTGTTGTAAACCCCTCAAGAGGTAATAGTGATTTACTTTTCAGAGTAGCGGGCAAGTTTGAATTACTGGATAGAGTGCTACCGAAATTCAAAGCCTCAGGCCACAGAGTGCTAATGTTTTTCCAAATGACTCAAGTTATGGATATTATGGAAGACTTCCTAAGAATGAAAGATTTGAAGTATATGAGATTAGATGGTAGCACTAAGACTGAAGAAAGAACAGAAATGCTGAATGCATTTAATGCTCCAGATTCAGATTATTTCTGTTTCCTTTTGTCAACTAGAGCCGGTGGTTTGGGTTTGAATTTACAAACTGCAGATACGGTGATCATCTTTGATACAGATTGGAATCCACACCAAGATTTACAGGCCCAAGATAGAGCTCACAGAATTGGACAAAAGAATGAGGTTAGAATTTTAAGATTAATTACCACTGATTCCGTAGAGGAAGTTATTTTGGAAAGAGCTATGCAGAAATTGGACATTGACGGCAAGGTTATCCAGGCAGGTAAGTTTGATAACAAATCAACTGCAGAAGAGCAAGAAGCTTTTTTGAGAAGATTGATCGAAAGTGAAACGAACAgggatgatgatgacaaagCAGAATTAGATGACGATGAGTTAAACGATACTTTGGCCAGAAGCgctgatgaaaaaatactatttgataaaattgataaGGAGAGAATGAACCAAGAAAGAGCAGATGCTAAAGCGCAAGGCCTGAGAGTCCCTCCTCCTAGATTGATTCAATTAGACGAGCTACCCAAAGTATTCAGAGAAGACATTGAAGAACATTTCAAGAAAGAGGATTCTGAACCATTGGGAAGGATTagacaaaagaaaagagttTACTATGATGACGGTCTAACTGAAGAACAATTTTTGGAGGCTGTAGAAGATGATAATATGTCTTTAGAAGATgccattaaaaaaagacgTGAAGCACGTGAAAGAAGGAGATTACGTCAAAATGGTACAAAAGAGAATGAAATAGAAACCCTGGAAAACACGCCTGAAGCATCCGAAACTTCATTGATTGAGAACAATAGCTTCACTGCAGCTGTGGATGAGGAAACTAATGCTGATAAAGAGACTACAGCTTCCAGGTCAAAACGCCGGAGTAgtagaaagaaaaggacCATTAGCATTGTTACGGCAGAAGACAAAGAGAATACTCAAGAAGAGAGTACATCTCAAGAAAACGGGGGCGCTAAGGTGGAAGAGGAAGTAAAAAGTAGCTCCGTTGAAATTATAAATGGTTCAGaatccaagaaaaagaaaccgAAACTGACCGTCAAGATCAAACTAAACAAAACAACTGTGTTGGAGAATAATGATGGTAAGCGAGCAGAAGAAAAGCCAGAGAGTAAATCGCCCGCGAAGAAGACTGCAGccaaaaaaactaaaacTAAATCCAAGTCGCTTGGGATTTTTCCCACGGTGGAAAAATTGGTGGAAGAAATGCGCGAACAGTTAGATGAGGTAGACTCCCATCCAAGGACGtccatttttgaaaagcttCCTTCGAAACGCGACTATCCGGACTATTTTAAAGTAATTGAAAAACCCATGGCCATTGATAttatattgaaaaactgcAAGAATGGCACTTACAAAACTTTGGAGGAGGTAAGGCAAGCCTTACAAACGATGTTTGAAAATGCTAGATTCTATAATGAAGAGGGATCCTGGGTTTACGTTGATGCTGACAAGTTAAATGAGTTTACTGATGAATGGTTCAAGGAACACTCTTCGTAA
- the KGD1 gene encoding alpha-ketoglutarate dehydrogenase KGD1 (Subunit of the mitochondrial alpha-ketoglutarate dehydrogenase complex; catalyzes a key step in the tricarboxylic acid (TCA) cycle, the oxidative decarboxylation of alpha-ketoglutarate to form succinyl-CoA): MLRFVSSQTCRYSSRGLLKTSLLKNASTVKIVGRGLATTGTDNFLSTSNATYIDEMYQAWQKDPSSVHVSWDAYFKNMSNPKIPATKAFQAPPSISNFPQGTEAAPLGTAMTGSVDENVSIHLKVQLLCRAYQVRGHLKAHIDPLGISFGSNKNNPVPPELTLDYYGFSKHDLDKEINLGPGILPRFARDGKSKMSLKEIVDHLEKLYCSSYGVQYTHIPSKQKCDWLRERIEIPEPYQYTVDQKRQILDRLTWATSFESFLSTKFPNDKRFGLEGLESVVPGIKTLVDRSVELGVEDIVLGMAHRGRLNVLSNVVRKPNESIFSEFKGSSARDDIEGSGDVKYHLGMNYQRPTTSGKYVNLSLVANPSHLESQDPVVLGRTRALLHAKNDLKEKTKALGVLLHGDAAFAGQGVVYETMGFLTLPEYSTGGTIHVITNNQIGFTTDPRFARSTPYPSDLAKAIDAPIFHVNANDVEAVTFIFNLAAEWRHKFHTDAIIDVVGWRKHGHNETDQPSFTQPLMYKKIAKQKSVIDVYTEKLISEGTFSKKDIDEHKKWVWNLFEDAFEKAKDYVPSQREWLTAAWEGFKSPKELATEILPHEPTNVPESTLKELGKVLSSWPEGFEVHKNLKRILKNRGKSIETGEGIDWATGEALAFGTLVLDGQNVRVSGEDVERGTFSQRHAVLHDQQSEAIYTPLSTLNNEKADFTIANSSLSEYGVMGFEYGYSLTSPDYLVMWEAQFGDFANTAQVIIDQFIAGGEQKWKQRSGLVLSLPHGYDGQGPEHSSGRLERFLQLANEDPRYFPSEEKLQRQHQDCNFQVVYPTTPANLFHILRRQQHRQFRKPLALFFSKQLLRHPLARSSLSEFTEGGFQWIIEDIEHGKSIGTKEETKRLVLLSGQVYTALHKRRESLGDKTTAFLKIEQLHPFPFAQLRDSLNSYPNLEEIVWCQEEPLNMGSWAYTEPRLHTTLKETDKYKDFKVRYCGRNPSGAVAAGSKSLHLAEEDAFLKDVFQQS; this comes from the coding sequence ATGCTAAGGTTCGTGTCTTCGCAAACCTGCCGGTATAGTTCAAGAGGACTATTAAAAACATCTTTACTTAAAAATGCATCTACTGTCAAAATTGTCGGAAGAGGGTTAGCCACCACTGGTACAGATAATTTTCTATCGACATCAAATGCCACCTATATCGATGAAATGTACCAAGCTTGGCAAAAAGACCCATCTTCAGTCCATGTTTCATGGGACGCatatttcaagaatatgTCTAACCCAAAGATTCCAGCTACAAAGGCTTTTCAGGCTCCTCCCAGTATCAGTAACTTTCCCCAGGGTACCGAAGCAGCTCCCTTAGGGACCGCAATGACTGGTTCAGTAGATGAGAACGTCTCCATTCATCTAAAAGTGCAATTGCTATGTAGAGCTTACCAAGTTAGAGGTCATTTAAAAGCCCATATAGATCCTTTAGGGATCTCATTTGGtagtaataaaaataacCCTGTTCCTCCGGAATTGACTCTAGACTACTACGGCTTTAGCAAACACGATCTtgataaagaaatcaaCCTAGGACCTGGTATCCTGCCAAGGTTTGCAAGGGACGGGAAATCTAAAATGTCTCTGAAAGAGATTGTGGATCATCTAGAAAAGTTATATTGTTCCTCTTATGGGGTACAATACACACATATTCCATCTAAGCAAAAGTGTGATTGGTTAAGAGAGAGAATTGAGATTCCTGAACCTTACCAATATACAGTGGACCAAAAGAGACAAATCTTAGATAGATTAACATGGGCCACTTCTTTTGAGTCATTCTTATCTacaaaatttccaaatgATAAGAGGTTCGGTTTAGAAGGTTTGGAAAGTGTTGTTCCAGGTATTAAAACTTTGGTTGATCGTTCTGTTGAATTGGGTGTAGAAGATATTGTTTTGGGTATGGCTCACCGTGGTAGATTGAACGTTTTATCCAATGTGGTCCGTAAACCAAATGAATCTattttttctgaatttaAGGGTTCGAGCGCTCGCGATGATATTGAAGGATCGGGTGATGTCAAGTACCATTTGGGTATGAACTACCAAAGACCAACTACGTCTGGTAAGTACGTCAATTTATCGCTGGTGGCAAATCCTTCTCATTTAGAATCCCAAGATCCAGTTGTTCTTGGTAGAACTAGAGCTTTATTGCATGCCAAGAACgatttgaaggaaaaaacaaaGGCCTTAGGTGTGTTATTACATGGTGATGCTGCTTTTGCTGGGCAGGGTGTTGTTTATGAAACCATGGGTTTCTTGACCCTACCAGAATACTCTACTGGTGGTACTATTCATGTTATTACAAACAACCAGATCGGATTCACTACGGATCCAAGATTTGCAAGGTCCACACCATATCCTTCCGATTTGGCTAAGGCCATTGATGCCCCAATTTTCCATGTTAACGCTAATGACGTGGAAGCTGTGacctttattttcaatttagcCGCAGAATGGAGACATAAGTTCCACACAGATGCCATAATTGATGTCGTTGGTTGGAGAAAACATGGACATAATGAAACCGATCAGCCATCGTTTACTCAACCATTAAtgtacaaaaaaattgcaaaacaaaaatctGTCATTGACGTCTATACGGAAAAATTGATAAGTGAAGGCACATTTTCTAAAAAAGATATTGATGAGCACAAGAAATGGGTATGGAACTTATTTGAAGATGCTTTCGAAAAGGCAAAGGATTACGTCCCATCTCAAAGAGAATGGTTAACTGCTGCCTGGGAAGGATTCAAATCCCCAAAGGAATTGGCCACTGAGATATTACCACATGAACCAACTAATGTTCCAGAGAGTACTTTGAAAGAACTAGGTAAGGTACTCTCTTCGTGGCCAGAAGGTTTTGAAGTGCACAAAAATCTAAAgagaattttgaaaaatagaGGAAAATCTATTGAGACAGGTGAAGGCATCGATTGGGCCACCGGTGAAGCATTAGCGTTCGGTACATTGGTTTTGGATGGTCAGAACGTTAGGGTTTCCGGTGAAGATGTAGAAAGAGGTACATTTTCTCAACGTCATGCAGTCTTGCATGACCAACAATCTGAAGCCATTTACACACCGCTAAGCACTCtgaataatgaaaaggCAGACTTCACCATTGCAAATTCCTCGTTATCTGAGTACGGTGTAATGGGTTTCGAATATGGTTATTCGCTAACCTCCCCAGATTATCTAGTCATGTGGGAGGCTCAATTCGGTGACTTTGCAAATACAGCACAGGTTATTATTGACCAATTTATTGCCGGTGGTGAACAAAAATGGAAGCAACGCTCTGGTTTAGTTTTGTCTTTACCCCATGGTTATGATGGCCAGGGGCCAGAACATTCGTCTGGTAGATTGGAAAGATTCTTGCAACTAGCCAATGAAGACCCAAGATATTTCCCATCTGAAGAAAAGCTACAGAGACAACATCAGGATTGTAATTTCCAGGTTGTTTATCCAACTACGCCTGCTAATTTATTCCACATTCTAAGGAGACAGCAACATCGTCAATTCCGTAAACCATTGGCgttattcttttctaaaCAGCTGCTGCGTCACCCATTGGCCAGATCATCTCTTTCCGAATTCACTGAAGGCGGATTCCAATGGATTATCGAAGATATTGAACATGGAAAAAGTATTGGTACGAAAGAGGAAACCAAGAGATTAGTTTTGCTGAGTGGCCAAGTGTACACTGCCCTACATAAAAGACGTGAAAGTTTGGGTGATAAGACCACTGCTTTCTTAAAGATTGAACAGCTGCACCCATTCCCATTTGCTCAGCTACGTGATTCATTAAATTCTTATCCAAACttggaagaaattgttTGGTGCCAGGAAGAGCCATTGAACATGGGTTCGTGGGCATACACAGAACCACGCTTACACACAACATTAAAAGAAACGGATAAATATAAGGATTTCAAGGTCAGATACTGTGGTAGAAACCCAAGTGGTGCTGTTGCTGCCGGTAGCAAATCACTACATTTGGCCGAAGAAGATGcctttttgaaagatgTTTTCCAACAATCCTAA
- the AYR1 gene encoding acylglycerone-phosphate reductase (Bifunctional triacylglycerol lipase and 1-acyl DHAP reductase; NADPH-dependent 1-acyl dihydroxyacetone phosphate reductase involved in phosphatidic acid biosynthesis; lipid droplet triacylglycerol lipase involved in mobilization of non-polar lipids; found in lipid particles, endoplasmic reticulum and mitochondrial outer membrane; forms NADPH-regulated channel in mitochondrial outer membrane; required for spore germination; role in cell wall biosynthesis; capable of metabolizing steroid hormones), with the protein MSELQSQPKKIAVVTGASGGIGYEVTKELARNGYLVYACARRLEPMAQLAIQFGNDSIKPYKLDISKPEEIVTFSGFLRANLPDGKLDLLYNNAGQSCTFPALDATDAAVEQCFKVNVFGHINMCRELSEFLIKAKGTIVFTGSLAGVVSFPFGSIYSASKAAIHQYARGLHLEMKPFNVRVINAITGGVATDIADKRPLPETSIYNFPEGREAFNSRKTMAKDNKPMPADAYAKQLVKDILSTSDPVDVYRGTFANIMRFVMIFVPYWLLEKGLSKKFKLDKVNNALKSKQKNKDD; encoded by the coding sequence ATGTCGGAGTTACAGTCACAACCTAAAAAGATTGCCGTTGTTACAGGCGCCTCAGGTGGTATTGGATATGAGGTAACGAAGGAATTAGCCAGAAATGGCTATTTGGTTTATGCATGTGCAAGAAGACTAGAACCAATGGCACAATTGGCCATCCAATTTGGTAACGATAGTATCAAACCATATAAGTTGGATATTTCCAAGCCAGAAGAAATTGTAACATTTTCTGGTTTTTTGCGAGCTAATTTACCTGATGGTAAATTAGATTTATTGTACAACAATGCCGGTCAGAGTTGTACATTCCCTGCATTGGATGCAACAGATGCTGCAGTAGAACAATGCTTTAAGGTCAATGTGTTTGGTCATATCAACATGTGCCGTGAATTGTCGGAGTTCCTTATTAAAGCGAAAGGAACCATTGTCTTCACTGGTTCCTTGGCAGGAGTTGTGTCATTCCCCTTTGGTAGCATTTATTCCGCTTCTAAAGCTGCTATCCACCAATATGCTCGTGGGTTACATCTAGAGATGAAGCCCTTCAACGTGAGAGTGATTAACGCTATTACTGGCGGTGTGGCTACTGATATCGCTGATAAAAGGCCCTTGCCTGAAACCTCAATATACAACTTCCCTGAAGGTAGGGAAGCTTttaattcaagaaaaaccATGGCTAAGGACAATAAGCCCATGCCAGCTGATGCGTACGCAAAGCAACTGGTTAAAGATATCTTGAGCACTAGTGACCCTGTAGATGTTTATAGAGGAACGTTCGCCAACATCATGCGTTTTGTCATGATATTTGTTCCTTACTGGCTATTGGAAAAAGgactttccaaaaaatttaaattgGACAAAGTTAATAATGCTTTGAAGTCGAAACAGAAGAATAAGGACGATTAG